The following are from one region of the Candidatus Dadabacteria bacterium genome:
- the rplS gene encoding 50S ribosomal protein L19, translated as MSNITDEFEKQEIRTDLPGFRPGDLIAVHYNILEGDKRRNQVFEGTVIGMKGGGSRETFTVRKVSYGVGVERIFPSHSPLINKIEVKRPGRVRRSKLYYMRGLSKKASRIRERVKGG; from the coding sequence ATGAGCAACATTACGGACGAATTTGAAAAACAGGAGATAAGGACGGACCTTCCCGGCTTCCGTCCGGGAGACCTGATAGCCGTTCACTACAACATCCTTGAGGGCGACAAGAGAAGAAACCAGGTGTTTGAGGGAACGGTCATCGGAATGAAGGGCGGCGGTTCGCGCGAGACCTTCACGGTGAGAAAAGTTTCCTACGGGGTCGGCGTTGAAAGGATATTTCCGTCCCACTCCCCGCTCATAAACAAAATTGAGGTCAAACGCCCCGGCAGGGTCAGAAGGTCCAAACTCTACTACATGCGCGGCCTTTCCAAGAAAGCCAGCAGAATAAGGGAAAGGGTGAAGGGCGGCTGA
- a CDS encoding CDP-alcohol phosphatidyltransferase family protein: MDRETVDITSRSKEGKNPEGTKILGSSVKILWLMLIKPIEDYLVEKRCHPDALTYTTLIVSAAAGLMFSKGFVFLAGVLLLAGSTADIFDGRLARALGVSSPRGAFLDSCVDRVAEVLVYLGVMSLLRDSGYIYIILLVVGSSVFVSYIRARAEGLGIRCDMGLMQRTERVVYLGVASLLNFIVDWLARPFGFTGENYGVKLALLALLAFSIYTAFERVRHTLREIEAASSGPTAGANPWKTPDS, from the coding sequence ATGGACAGGGAAACAGTTGACATAACAAGCCGGAGCAAAGAGGGCAAGAACCCCGAAGGCACAAAGATTCTCGGCTCAAGCGTGAAGATACTGTGGCTTATGCTCATAAAGCCCATTGAGGACTACCTTGTGGAGAAACGCTGCCACCCGGACGCGCTCACCTATACGACTCTGATTGTTTCGGCGGCGGCGGGTTTGATGTTCTCCAAGGGGTTTGTGTTTCTCGCGGGCGTGCTGCTTCTTGCGGGCTCAACGGCGGACATATTTGACGGACGGCTCGCCCGCGCGCTCGGCGTTTCGTCTCCGAGGGGCGCTTTCCTTGACTCATGCGTTGACCGGGTGGCCGAGGTGCTGGTTTATCTGGGCGTGATGAGCCTGCTCCGCGACTCGGGCTATATCTACATAATCCTGCTTGTGGTCGGCTCTTCGGTTTTTGTAAGCTACATCAGGGCGCGCGCCGAGGGGCTCGGCATCCGCTGCGACATGGGGCTTATGCAGAGAACCGAGAGAGTGGTTTATCTGGGCGTGGCGTCCCTTCTCAATTTCATTGTGGACTGGCTCGCCCGTCCGTTCGGTTTTACGGGGGAGAACTACGGGGTCAAACTCGCCCTGCTTGCCCTGCTCGCATTCTCAATTTATACGGCGTTTGAACGTGTGAGACACACCTTGAGAGAGATAGAGGCGGCCTCCTCCGGCCCGACTGCCGGAGCAAACCCGTGGAAGACGCCTGATTCCTGA